Proteins found in one Anaerolineae bacterium genomic segment:
- a CDS encoding GAF domain-containing protein: MLPQKGLQPEEQIKGLSDFTEIISVLDISEMLEMVVKEVPRLSNGRGASIYLLPSLVPQYDGQLIDGSETGVLAESIQQDFIVLAATTRPDAKQLIGKAFYTPEDGLGGWVFKQGRPLCFRDSSNQKELAGVDPALRWLDRYKGSRYYYEEGSPTPILIVPLLSRMGTIGILKIPATLNSQPFTPTSQAIATIIAQMVSTPLEHNLLMQEQNQKILHLIELGAKEDPQEVFRDVTNSLRSMLDCSACRLYLSQNGGSLVRLMVEDGQVIERDSTDVRAQGQGIIGWVFKTGKPLLIDDLREYRAGRKLDDALLLRISDGLPIEEEDRYLKYEPASGRFPENKPLSFLAVPLKSRAGSVQGVLCAYYLGRENRKNKPFFTYSGLQLARSFASTISLVIQNDRDKRLGKLLVSMGQTWDPTQLFKSVVEHIPELVPGTGCCIYRLQRNKFAMQLQLRASSREGLSGQSEALSHIIYDVGEGKTGFCAMAHLTLVFNHFGAGEVAKQKISLERQRLEEHYKNDLTVSLLDQTGREVGLIQLRNGRKVSRKIRDRFKKLAQNFKIGPELGLPSPKQDAYQQLGSRSSWSFVAVPIKTESGDLYGVITVGRPVAGSPFLSGEISLLESIAGRLAAILHNLDMAEQREQLLMSVAHEINTPLQGILADTENLMYELADNPELRQLSEHNLGQVQRLHLQTETIMAVLTEQTPAREFSIHSIYRPLKVACQLFESEAAAKGCDILGPDSIGSSFPDIEMSLFDLELAFKNLVHNAVKYSYSASPGQSASQRYVKVMGRWANAKHSRYSIQIQNYGAGILPEEIEQDLIFQPYYRGKQSSDRRRTGAGLGLAHARQIIEILHHGAIAVTSEPQAGGAYLTMFTVTLPLKQPQKDTPENI, translated from the coding sequence ATGTTACCACAAAAAGGGCTACAACCTGAAGAACAAATCAAGGGGTTGTCCGATTTTACTGAAATCATCTCAGTGCTGGACATCAGTGAAATGCTGGAGATGGTCGTAAAGGAGGTGCCGCGTTTGAGCAACGGCCGGGGGGCCTCTATTTATCTCCTGCCGAGTCTGGTGCCGCAATATGATGGCCAGCTGATCGACGGAAGTGAGACTGGGGTTCTGGCCGAGTCAATTCAACAAGACTTTATCGTTTTGGCCGCAACTACCCGTCCTGACGCCAAACAATTAATCGGTAAAGCTTTTTATACGCCTGAGGATGGTTTAGGCGGCTGGGTTTTTAAACAAGGGCGCCCCCTGTGCTTCAGGGATAGTTCAAATCAGAAAGAACTGGCTGGCGTAGACCCTGCCCTGCGTTGGCTCGACCGTTATAAAGGCAGCCGGTATTACTACGAGGAGGGTAGTCCAACGCCAATTTTGATCGTGCCGCTCTTGAGCCGAATGGGCACAATCGGTATCCTGAAAATACCCGCCACCCTCAATAGCCAACCTTTTACCCCTACCTCACAAGCAATTGCTACAATCATTGCCCAAATGGTTTCCACCCCCCTGGAACACAACCTATTGATGCAAGAACAAAACCAAAAGATTTTGCACCTGATAGAACTGGGGGCCAAGGAAGATCCCCAAGAGGTATTCCGTGATGTGACCAACTCTTTACGAAGTATGTTGGATTGTTCGGCGTGCCGGCTCTACTTGAGTCAAAATGGCGGCAGCCTTGTTCGACTTATGGTGGAGGACGGCCAGGTCATCGAACGCGACTCGACCGACGTTCGGGCGCAGGGACAGGGTATTATTGGCTGGGTATTCAAAACAGGTAAACCGCTGCTCATCGACGATTTGCGTGAATACAGAGCCGGTCGAAAACTCGACGACGCGCTTTTGCTCCGCATTTCCGATGGGTTGCCCATAGAAGAAGAAGACCGGTATCTAAAGTATGAACCTGCTTCAGGCAGGTTTCCCGAAAATAAGCCGCTATCCTTCCTGGCCGTGCCGCTCAAGTCCCGGGCCGGGTCGGTGCAAGGTGTTTTGTGCGCCTATTACCTGGGTCGTGAAAACAGAAAAAACAAGCCATTTTTCACTTACAGTGGTCTGCAACTGGCGCGGTCTTTTGCCAGCACAATCTCGCTGGTCATCCAAAACGACCGGGACAAGCGGCTGGGAAAACTCCTGGTCAGCATGGGGCAGACCTGGGATCCTACTCAACTCTTTAAATCGGTAGTCGAACATATTCCCGAGTTGGTGCCGGGAACAGGCTGCTGCATTTACAGGCTACAACGAAACAAATTTGCAATGCAATTACAGTTGAGGGCCTCAAGCCGGGAGGGTTTGTCCGGCCAAAGTGAGGCCTTGTCCCATATCATTTACGACGTAGGTGAGGGTAAGACCGGTTTTTGCGCCATGGCTCATTTGACGCTCGTGTTTAACCATTTCGGAGCTGGGGAGGTAGCCAAACAAAAGATCAGCCTCGAAAGACAACGCCTTGAGGAGCATTATAAAAATGACCTGACCGTTTCGCTCCTGGATCAGACAGGGCGCGAAGTTGGCCTGATTCAGTTGCGTAACGGCCGCAAAGTCTCCCGCAAGATTCGAGATAGATTCAAAAAACTGGCTCAAAATTTCAAGATTGGGCCAGAATTGGGGCTACCCTCTCCCAAGCAAGATGCCTATCAGCAGTTGGGTTCCCGTTCATCTTGGTCGTTTGTGGCCGTGCCTATAAAAACTGAGAGCGGCGACTTATATGGCGTCATCACCGTTGGCCGTCCGGTGGCAGGGAGTCCCTTCTTATCCGGCGAGATTTCCCTGCTAGAATCCATTGCCGGCAGGCTGGCCGCCATTTTACACAATTTAGATATGGCAGAACAACGAGAACAACTCCTGATGTCTGTGGCCCACGAAATCAATACGCCGTTACAGGGTATTCTGGCCGATACGGAAAATCTAATGTATGAACTGGCGGACAATCCGGAACTCAGACAGTTGAGCGAGCATAATTTGGGCCAGGTGCAGCGCCTGCATCTGCAAACCGAAACGATTATGGCCGTTTTAACCGAACAGACGCCGGCTCGTGAATTTTCCATTCACAGCATTTATCGTCCCTTGAAAGTGGCTTGCCAGTTGTTTGAAAGTGAAGCCGCCGCTAAAGGTTGCGATATCCTTGGACCGGATTCGATTGGCTCTTCTTTCCCCGACATCGAAATGTCGCTATTCGATCTCGAATTAGCCTTCAAAAATCTGGTTCACAACGCCGTCAAGTACTCGTATTCCGCTTCGCCGGGACAAAGCGCTTCGCAACGTTACGTCAAAGTAATGGGTCGTTGGGCGAACGCCAAACACTCGAGGTATAGTATCCAGATCCAGAACTATGGGGCGGGGATTCTACCGGAGGAAATCGAGCAAGATTTGATATTTCAACCTTACTATCGCGGCAAGCAGTCTTCTGACCGCCGCCGAACCGGGGCCGGTTTGGGTTTAGCCCATGCCCGCCAAATTATTGAAATTTTGCATCATGGGGCCATCGCTGTGACGAGTGAACCTCAAGCGGGAGGCGCTTATCTGACTATGTTTACGGTAACACTGCCACTCAAACAACCCCAGAAGGATACTCCTGAAAATATTTAG